AATTTAATCGTATAGTGTCATAACACTAATTATCATGGGTATTTTTGGCAATCACATTATTCCCCACTTCCTcccatttatatatattatagattataaaatacaaaattaccTATTTAATAACAAAATTTCTCAAAAAAAATTGTTAATataaaactatttaaaaataataatgtaattttacttataattgtAGTAAAACAATATTTATAGAAACATAATAGAGAAAAActcttaataaaattatatctcattaaaaattaattaaaaatatcttaattaattaattaattaattatacacaagggcaaaaaattaattaaacaagAATCCGTATCCATGCAAGATAACTGACCAGTGAAAATAACCAAGATACTTCCATCATATTAAGCTTCAAAGATCGACCTGTTTCTCAATCTCTTCTCAGGAATAAAAACAACACTGGACTACTTTCACTGGTTAATTTATTCGACTTAGCTACAGCAAAACAATAAAGGCACAAGAATTACCTCAAGTTGTATAacatttaatacagcagcatctGTTGGGGTGCTTGTTTAAAAGGTTAGTCTTCTGCTAAAATCTTTCCTTACAAGTTTTCATCTTCTTGAGTATCATCTGCACTTAAAAGATGATTAAGTTTGGTTCTTTGCCTTTTTTGTTCGGATGAGGCTTCCTTAGTATCATTACTTTCTTCACCCTTCCTCTTATTCGAATTTCCATTGTCCTGTTCTTCCTTATCTTCCACAACAGAAGCTTCTCCACTGGCAGTCTCCAGCTTATCTGGCAATGATGGTTTAGGATTGGATTCTTCAGCTTCCTCTTTTGCATTCACATTTCCCTTTTTAGATGACTGCTCACTTTCTTCCAGAAACAAGCGGATTTCTTCCTTGCTTGCAAGATCAAGAGGGGTCTTTCCTGCTTTTGTCTTAACGGCAAGACTTGCACCTTTCTTTACCAAGTACTTGACTAGCTCAAGATTAGAACCTTGAGCAGCATAATGAAGTGGAGTTATGCCCTTTCTGGTCGAAGTTTTGATAGAGACCCCAGAGGAAAGCAGAGTCCGGACAACTTCCAAATGACCCTTTTGGGCAGCAAAATGAATTGCACCCATGTCATCCATAGCAGCAGCGCCAACATCAGCCTTGTTTTTGCATAGGTAATTCACCACATGTGCATGCCCTGACCAAGCTGCTAAATG
The Hevea brasiliensis isolate MT/VB/25A 57/8 chromosome 18, ASM3005281v1, whole genome shotgun sequence genome window above contains:
- the LOC110658973 gene encoding uncharacterized protein LOC110658973; the encoded protein is MGRGPRATAGGGGGEVDLHAAARSGDLNAVQSILNSNPLAVNSRDKHSRTSLHLAAWSGHAHVVNYLCKNKADVGAAAMDDMGAIHFAAQKGHLEVVRTLLSSGVSIKTSTRKGITPLHYAAQGSNLELVKYLVKKGASLAVKTKAGKTPLDLASKEEIRLFLEESEQSSKKGNVNAKEEAEESNPKPSLPDKLETASGEASVVEDKEEQDNGNSNKRKGEESNDTKEASSEQKRQRTKLNHLLSADDTQEDENL